Proteins encoded in a region of the Armatimonadota bacterium genome:
- a CDS encoding ABC transporter permease: MRNPLAPTVFLVRNAGKTFPLVGVIVLAVMLIAGIVAIMDSIPLSIKTTYGYSRNYLGVTPRGNNAMTPLLKAVVEKEAPVPLAPVMVCRASDCEVKSIVGPWRFVIVALGQDDMRRYVDRLGGARIEGRYPEAGKPEAIVSEPVMRNLGKKLGDVLLGPDTSEAYSPKEVRIVGVAHMAPWMILCPIEYHREHHFPPIDLLIVMAQDVKDQGKLDRWAYDRFKGEQARVFAYFQLEKETDEMFRILYSILNVVVAMLVIVITLMMAMLMNIYQSQRLQEFGLLQALGYTRKALLRRVLVETALVMVGGWILGVVVAFLLLSAVKAALMDPRAFMLDPWDKSAYLYTVPVPIAIFVAATVTVARRFATFDPVGVVERRLV, from the coding sequence GTGCGCAACCCCCTCGCCCCGACGGTGTTCCTCGTCCGGAACGCCGGGAAGACGTTCCCTCTCGTCGGGGTCATCGTCCTTGCGGTCATGCTCATCGCGGGGATCGTGGCGATCATGGACTCGATCCCGCTCAGCATCAAGACGACTTACGGCTATAGCCGCAACTACCTTGGCGTGACCCCTCGAGGGAACAACGCGATGACTCCGCTTCTCAAGGCTGTCGTCGAGAAAGAGGCCCCCGTCCCCCTTGCGCCCGTCATGGTCTGCCGTGCCAGCGACTGCGAAGTCAAGAGCATCGTCGGCCCCTGGCGGTTCGTCATCGTCGCTTTAGGCCAGGACGACATGCGGCGCTACGTCGACAGGCTTGGCGGGGCCCGGATCGAAGGGCGGTACCCGGAAGCCGGCAAACCTGAAGCGATCGTCTCCGAACCCGTGATGCGCAATTTGGGGAAGAAGCTCGGGGACGTCCTTCTCGGTCCGGACACGTCCGAAGCTTATTCGCCGAAAGAGGTCCGGATCGTCGGGGTCGCCCACATGGCCCCCTGGATGATCCTGTGCCCGATCGAATACCACCGGGAACACCACTTCCCTCCCATAGACCTCTTGATCGTGATGGCACAAGACGTCAAGGACCAGGGCAAGCTCGACCGATGGGCGTACGACCGCTTTAAGGGCGAACAGGCACGCGTCTTCGCGTACTTTCAGCTCGAGAAGGAGACCGACGAAATGTTCCGGATCCTGTATTCGATCCTCAACGTCGTCGTGGCCATGCTTGTCATCGTGATCACGCTGATGATGGCGATGCTGATGAACATCTATCAGTCCCAGCGCCTTCAGGAGTTCGGCCTGCTTCAGGCCCTGGGCTACACCCGAAAGGCGCTTTTGCGCCGCGTCCTCGTCGAGACCGCTCTCGTGATGGTCGGCGGATGGATCCTCGGAGTCGTCGTGGCCTTCCTTCTCCTTTCGGCGGTCAAAGCCGCGTTGATGGATCCGAGGGCGTTCATGCTCGACCCCTGGGACAAGTCGGCCTACCTCTACACCGTCCCCGTGCCGATCGCGATCTTCGTCGCGGCCACGGTCACGGTCGCCCGTCGGTTCGCGACGTTCGACCCCGTAGGAGTCGTCGAGCGGAGGCTCGTATGA
- a CDS encoding ABC transporter ATP-binding protein — MIQARAASLVYSDHGKEVFAVRDADLKVRDGEFLGILGPSGSGKSSLLYLLCGLKTPSRGEILYRERDMAKMPESERSELRLRRFGFVFQYPYLLGYLSALENVVLACPGEDRHDEALALLDGLGLGTKNHRLPHEMSGGEKQRVCIARALLGGRETVFADEPTANLDHANGAAVVESLVANRGPGSLVMVTHDPSMLEKADRIVRIADGRIEEEHSYS, encoded by the coding sequence ATGATCCAGGCTCGCGCAGCCTCCCTGGTGTACTCCGACCATGGCAAGGAAGTGTTCGCGGTCCGAGACGCTGACCTCAAAGTCAGGGACGGCGAGTTTCTCGGCATTCTCGGCCCGAGCGGTTCTGGAAAGTCGTCGCTGCTCTACCTTCTGTGCGGGCTCAAAACCCCGAGCCGGGGCGAAATCTTGTACCGCGAACGCGACATGGCCAAGATGCCCGAGTCCGAACGGTCGGAACTGAGGCTGCGGCGGTTCGGATTCGTGTTCCAATACCCCTACCTTCTCGGGTACCTGTCGGCACTGGAAAACGTCGTCTTGGCCTGTCCGGGGGAAGACCGTCACGACGAAGCCCTCGCGTTGCTCGACGGGCTCGGCCTCGGGACGAAGAACCACCGACTGCCCCATGAAATGAGCGGCGGTGAAAAACAGCGGGTGTGCATCGCCCGCGCTTTGCTCGGTGGCCGCGAGACCGTCTTCGCGGACGAACCCACGGCGAACCTAGACCATGCGAACGGGGCCGCCGTCGTCGAGAGCCTCGTCGCGAACAGGGGACCGGGCAGCCTCGTCATGGTCACCCATGACCCGTCGATGCTCGAGAAGGCCGACCGGATCGTCCGGATCGCGGACGGCCGTATCGAGGAAGAGCACTCGTACTCCTAA
- a CDS encoding VWA domain-containing protein, with product MQQDPNKTVVGGFDPNRTVIGTGPVDNRTQAMSSAPMAGDPNRTTAWAPPSQELQVTVAPSRTATMANGPAREQFLLEVTAPQEPGLPGVAVGGARTPLNLCLVIDRSGSMEGPPLEYAKQACGFVVDLMGPDDVLSIVVFDETVEVLMPPQRVTNRQTVKDGISQLTPGYTTNLYDGIQLAAHQLAVHGESGRATRMVVLSDGDPTAGIKDFASLVQHAGDIKARGVTCTFLGFGPDYNEELLAAMAKKAGGNYYYIPQPQLIPEIFRTELQKLMTVSAMHLRLTLKLSRWVNLRGVTGHSVPPDSREFTLDLADLERGATMQIVLDFDFPNHPLGHYRVCGGKLEYSDASGATRATNVDFVMEFTADPARYSAPQDPRVSAAAQVSAASRTVERTIMGLKTQQITTAVALADLQKTQALLLSQGRTNEAQEVTVAMQAIQRGDKGGAEKTLMGTMVNLDQGKK from the coding sequence ATGCAGCAAGACCCCAACAAGACCGTGGTGGGCGGGTTCGACCCGAACCGGACCGTGATCGGCACGGGACCGGTGGACAACCGGACCCAAGCCATGTCGTCGGCCCCCATGGCCGGCGACCCGAACCGGACCACGGCCTGGGCGCCGCCGTCGCAGGAACTGCAAGTGACCGTGGCTCCGAGCCGGACGGCGACCATGGCGAACGGCCCCGCCCGCGAGCAGTTCCTGCTCGAAGTGACCGCTCCGCAAGAGCCGGGGCTCCCGGGTGTCGCCGTCGGAGGAGCGCGAACTCCGCTCAACCTGTGCCTGGTCATCGACCGGTCCGGGTCAATGGAGGGTCCACCGCTGGAGTACGCCAAGCAGGCTTGTGGCTTCGTCGTCGACCTCATGGGGCCTGACGACGTTTTGAGCATCGTCGTGTTCGACGAGACCGTGGAAGTCCTCATGCCGCCCCAGCGCGTCACGAACCGTCAAACGGTCAAGGACGGCATCTCCCAATTGACGCCGGGCTATACGACGAACCTGTACGACGGCATCCAACTCGCCGCCCATCAATTGGCGGTGCACGGCGAGAGCGGCCGTGCGACGCGCATGGTCGTCTTGAGCGACGGTGACCCGACGGCGGGGATCAAGGACTTCGCCAGTCTCGTCCAGCACGCGGGCGACATCAAAGCACGAGGCGTGACCTGCACGTTTTTGGGCTTCGGGCCGGACTACAACGAAGAGCTCTTGGCCGCGATGGCGAAGAAGGCGGGCGGGAACTACTATTACATTCCGCAGCCCCAACTGATCCCCGAGATCTTTCGGACGGAACTTCAGAAGTTGATGACGGTCAGCGCGATGCACTTGCGGCTGACGCTGAAGCTTTCACGGTGGGTGAACCTCCGGGGTGTCACCGGGCATTCCGTACCTCCGGACTCTCGCGAGTTCACGCTCGACCTCGCCGATCTGGAGCGCGGGGCCACGATGCAGATCGTCCTCGACTTTGACTTCCCGAACCATCCCCTTGGTCACTATCGCGTTTGCGGGGGAAAGCTGGAGTATTCGGACGCGTCGGGCGCGACCCGGGCGACGAACGTCGACTTCGTCATGGAGTTCACGGCCGACCCTGCACGCTACTCAGCGCCGCAAGACCCGAGGGTCTCGGCCGCCGCACAAGTCAGCGCCGCCTCCCGGACCGTTGAGCGGACGATCATGGGCCTCAAAACCCAACAGATCACGACGGCCGTCGCACTGGCCGACCTTCAAAAGACGCAGGCTCTTCTCCTTTCGCAAGGCCGGACGAACGAAGCCCAAGAGGTCACGGTCGCCATGCAGGCCATCCAGCGCGGCGACAAGGGCGGAGCGGAAAAGACGTTGATGGGCACCATGGTCAACCTCGACCAGGGCAAAAAGTAG
- a CDS encoding FHA domain-containing protein → MGRALIKAMVCGAAGFVAWILTEPFFPKTIPAGNWTLDPAFTNIERWFVYFLGLLIGGSAGVLNGLERGGKKNVMISTGLGIVFGAAGAGFGHTIAGAVYSLFGGGFGNGNVIARTFAFLPFGVTLGAAVGASQRSLRTLVSGAIGGAIGGFVTGAVFDVTARAIAGLMPPIATANVPAGFQAETGAPARAVMAFGLGLMIGLFTALMDWATRRAWVRLVLGRNEGKEWPVDAAQTLIGRDERAHIPLFGDPSVPALAAVIVKQGGQYLLQDPGSPIGVGHNGVRVPQAVLSSGDTFQIGTMQFQFLMKSGSAGAHEGRAKGVPVGGTAPYQGFPQGVPPPAQAPQPYGYQQPPTQPTVAMPQAAPQPTMVYPAQPQPSQPTVMPGYGAMTLVAVTGPLTGQRFPVAGAVELGREATGVSLGFDSQASRRHASVSPAQGGLQVMDLGSTNGTFVNGQRVQTAFLRPGDTLTVGSTQFRLE, encoded by the coding sequence ATGGGACGCGCACTGATCAAGGCCATGGTCTGCGGCGCGGCAGGCTTTGTCGCTTGGATCCTGACCGAACCGTTCTTTCCGAAGACCATTCCGGCAGGCAACTGGACGCTCGATCCGGCCTTCACGAACATCGAGCGGTGGTTCGTCTACTTTCTCGGCCTTCTGATCGGTGGTTCCGCGGGCGTCTTGAACGGCCTGGAGCGCGGCGGCAAGAAGAACGTCATGATCTCCACCGGTCTCGGGATCGTTTTCGGGGCTGCCGGAGCCGGGTTCGGCCACACGATCGCAGGAGCGGTGTATTCGCTCTTCGGCGGCGGGTTCGGGAACGGAAACGTCATCGCAAGGACGTTCGCGTTCCTGCCGTTCGGCGTCACTCTTGGGGCCGCCGTCGGTGCTTCGCAACGCTCCCTGAGGACGCTCGTCTCCGGTGCGATCGGTGGAGCCATCGGAGGGTTCGTGACGGGAGCGGTCTTCGACGTGACGGCGAGGGCGATCGCGGGCCTCATGCCTCCGATCGCCACTGCGAACGTTCCTGCCGGCTTCCAAGCCGAGACGGGAGCGCCTGCCCGGGCCGTCATGGCCTTCGGCTTGGGCCTGATGATCGGGCTGTTCACAGCCCTGATGGACTGGGCGACACGCCGCGCATGGGTGAGGCTCGTGCTGGGAAGGAACGAGGGCAAGGAATGGCCCGTCGACGCGGCCCAGACCCTGATCGGTCGTGACGAGCGGGCCCACATCCCCCTCTTCGGCGACCCATCGGTTCCTGCCCTTGCCGCCGTGATCGTCAAGCAGGGCGGCCAATACCTGCTTCAGGATCCCGGATCGCCGATCGGCGTCGGGCACAACGGTGTCCGCGTGCCGCAAGCCGTCCTCTCGTCCGGCGACACATTTCAGATCGGGACGATGCAGTTCCAGTTCCTCATGAAATCCGGATCGGCCGGAGCGCACGAAGGTCGGGCCAAAGGCGTCCCCGTCGGCGGCACGGCACCTTATCAAGGATTCCCGCAGGGCGTACCTCCGCCGGCTCAGGCTCCCCAGCCCTACGGCTACCAGCAGCCACCGACCCAACCGACGGTGGCCATGCCGCAAGCCGCACCCCAGCCGACCATGGTCTACCCGGCGCAGCCTCAGCCGTCGCAACCGACGGTCATGCCGGGTTACGGGGCGATGACCTTGGTCGCGGTCACGGGCCCGCTGACCGGGCAGCGGTTCCCGGTGGCGGGTGCCGTCGAACTGGGCCGGGAAGCGACGGGGGTCTCGCTCGGTTTCGACTCCCAAGCTTCGCGCCGCCACGCCTCGGTGTCGCCGGCCCAAGGCGGGCTTCAGGTCATGGACCTGGGCAGTACGAACGGCACGTTCGTCAATGGACAGCGCGTTCAGACGGCGTTCCTAAGACCAGGAGACACCTTGACCGTAGGGTCGACTCAGTTCAGACTCGAATGA